Proteins encoded by one window of Deinococcus aquiradiocola:
- a CDS encoding amidohydrolase, protein MTQSEVQPRPERAAALETQLSGWRRHLHMHPEVSFHEHRTAAYIAAELRGMTGLEVTQLTPTSVLAVRRGTRPGRTVLLRADIDALPMQEENSFEFVSQNPGSMHACGHDGHTAILLGVAQLVSETPDWDGELRMIFQHAEEQNPGGAEELVFGTSLMDGVDVVTGLHLNSQLPTGVVAVRAGAFMAAPDNIHVTVLGKGGHAAHPEEAVDPIAVGAQIVTNLQHVVSRGVSALDALVVSVTYFQAGTTTNVIPDRAELKGTVRTFDAALRERAPELIERVVRGVCEAHGARYEFTFERGYRPLINDERVAGVLRQVALDVVGEARTREAQPTMGGEDFSAYLQKAPGAYFNVGSGTPELASDYPHHHPRFTLDEAALLTGVQMMYAAARRLAHD, encoded by the coding sequence ATGACCCAGTCCGAAGTTCAGCCTCGTCCGGAACGTGCCGCTGCCCTCGAAACCCAGCTCTCGGGCTGGAGACGCCACCTGCACATGCACCCCGAGGTGAGCTTCCACGAGCACCGCACGGCCGCGTACATCGCCGCGGAACTGCGCGGCATGACGGGACTGGAGGTCACGCAGCTCACGCCGACCAGCGTGCTCGCCGTGCGGCGCGGCACGCGCCCCGGCCGGACGGTGCTGCTGCGCGCCGACATCGACGCGCTCCCCATGCAGGAGGAGAACAGCTTCGAGTTCGTGTCGCAGAACCCCGGCAGCATGCACGCCTGTGGGCACGACGGGCACACCGCCATCCTGCTCGGCGTGGCGCAGCTGGTCAGCGAGACGCCCGACTGGGACGGGGAGCTCCGCATGATCTTCCAGCACGCCGAGGAGCAGAATCCCGGCGGTGCGGAGGAACTGGTGTTCGGCACGTCCCTGATGGACGGCGTGGACGTCGTGACGGGCCTGCACCTGAACTCGCAGCTGCCGACCGGCGTCGTGGCCGTCAGGGCGGGCGCGTTCATGGCCGCGCCGGACAACATCCACGTCACGGTGCTCGGCAAGGGCGGGCACGCCGCGCACCCGGAGGAGGCGGTGGACCCCATCGCGGTCGGCGCGCAGATCGTCACGAACCTGCAGCACGTCGTGAGCCGGGGCGTGAGCGCCCTGGACGCGCTGGTGGTGAGCGTCACGTACTTCCAGGCGGGCACGACCACCAACGTCATCCCGGACCGCGCCGAACTGAAAGGCACCGTCCGGACCTTCGACGCGGCCCTGCGCGAACGCGCCCCGGAACTCATCGAACGGGTGGTGCGCGGCGTGTGCGAGGCGCACGGCGCACGCTACGAGTTCACGTTCGAGCGCGGGTACCGGCCCCTCATCAACGACGAGCGCGTGGCGGGCGTGCTGCGTCAGGTGGCGCTGGACGTGGTCGGCGAGGCGCGCACGCGCGAGGCGCAGCCCACCATGGGCGGCGAGGACTTCAGCGCGTACCTGCAGAAGGCGCCCGGCGCGTACTTCAACGTGGGGAGCGGCACGCCGGAACTCGCGTCCGACTACCCGCACCACCACCCGCGCTTCACGCTGGACGAGGCCGCCCTGCTGACGGGCGTGCAGATGATGTACGCCGCCGCGAGACGCCTCGCGCACGACTGA
- the pstC gene encoding phosphate ABC transporter permease subunit PstC, protein MTNTLTVPKRPSPNSRGDGVFRAVIIGLSLIIIAVFLLSIFLLGRDSLPALREFGFGFLTQTVWNPVTKQFGAGSMIAGTLITAFAALVISVPLALASAIFVAEYAPKWLANPVSYLVELLAAVPSVVYGLWALFALKPILQSFQLFLFTRNPDLVTQCSTLHSNGQNSFACFFMPEAPTGQGLALAIIILTIMILPYTASVARDVIRLVPGDQREAMYALGATKWEVIRGAILPFARAGITGGVILALGRALGETLAVAMVIGNNPEFVKTIWGNTATMASMIALQFGDAQEALHRSSIVALALLLFFVSVVVNYSARLIIVRLTPKGIQ, encoded by the coding sequence ATGACCAACACCCTGACTGTCCCCAAACGACCGTCCCCCAACTCCCGGGGCGACGGCGTCTTCCGTGCCGTGATCATCGGCCTGTCCCTGATCATCATCGCGGTGTTCCTGCTCAGCATCTTCCTGCTGGGCCGCGACAGCCTGCCCGCCCTGCGGGAGTTCGGCTTCGGCTTCCTCACCCAGACCGTCTGGAATCCCGTCACCAAGCAGTTCGGGGCGGGCTCCATGATCGCAGGCACGCTCATCACGGCCTTCGCGGCGCTCGTCATCAGCGTCCCGCTGGCCCTCGCGAGTGCGATCTTCGTGGCCGAGTACGCCCCGAAATGGCTCGCGAATCCCGTCAGTTACCTCGTGGAACTGCTGGCCGCCGTGCCGAGCGTCGTGTACGGCCTGTGGGCACTGTTCGCGCTGAAACCCATCCTGCAGAGCTTCCAGCTGTTCCTGTTCACCCGCAACCCGGACCTCGTCACGCAGTGCAGCACCCTGCACAGCAACGGCCAGAACAGCTTCGCGTGCTTCTTCATGCCGGAAGCGCCCACCGGGCAGGGCCTCGCGCTCGCCATCATCATCCTGACCATCATGATCCTGCCGTACACTGCGTCCGTCGCGCGTGACGTGATCCGCCTCGTGCCCGGCGACCAGCGCGAAGCGATGTACGCGCTCGGCGCGACCAAGTGGGAAGTGATTCGCGGCGCGATCCTGCCGTTCGCGCGGGCCGGCATCACGGGCGGCGTGATCCTCGCGCTGGGCCGCGCGCTCGGCGAGACGCTCGCCGTCGCCATGGTCATCGGCAACAACCCCGAGTTCGTGAAGACCATCTGGGGCAACACCGCCACCATGGCCAGCATGATCGCCCTGCAGTTCGGGGACGCGCAGGAGGCCCTGCACCGCTCCAGCATCGTGGCGCTCGCGCTGCTGCTGTTCTTCGTGAGTGTCGTCGTGAACTACTCCGCGCGACTCATCATCGTGCGCCTGACGCCGAAGGGGATCCAGTGA
- the galE gene encoding UDP-glucose 4-epimerase GalE: MKILVTGGAGYIGSHTVRALMAAGHSVVVLDNLSSGNARALPDGVPLVRADLLDLQAVQDTLTTHQPDAVVHFAALIEVGESMSQPGRYYRNNVVGSLNLLTAIAATRKIPVVFSSTAALYGDAEVSPIPEDAPKQPTSVYGETKLMTEQMIVAFERAHGIRSIRLRYFNVCGALPDGSIGENHANKTHLIELALLTALGQREKMMIFGDDYPTRDGTCIRDYIHVLDLADAHVRAVEALQEGSGDTAYNVGLGHGFTVREVLDAVDEVLADSGQGPLKRELAPRRAGDPPSLVADSARIRADLGWTPKYTDLKGIIETAWAWHRTHPHGYQD; the protein is encoded by the coding sequence ATGAAGATTCTGGTGACAGGCGGAGCAGGGTACATCGGATCGCACACGGTCCGCGCCCTGATGGCGGCGGGACACAGCGTCGTGGTGCTCGACAACCTCAGCAGCGGCAACGCCCGCGCCCTGCCGGACGGCGTGCCGCTCGTGCGCGCCGACCTGCTCGACCTGCAGGCCGTGCAGGACACCCTGACCACGCACCAGCCGGACGCCGTGGTGCACTTCGCCGCCCTGATCGAGGTGGGCGAAAGCATGAGCCAGCCGGGCCGCTACTACCGCAACAACGTCGTCGGGAGCCTCAACCTGCTCACCGCCATCGCCGCGACCCGCAAGATCCCCGTCGTGTTCAGCAGCACCGCCGCCCTGTACGGCGACGCCGAGGTGAGCCCCATCCCCGAGGACGCGCCCAAACAGCCCACCAGCGTGTACGGCGAGACGAAACTCATGACCGAGCAGATGATCGTGGCCTTCGAGCGCGCGCACGGCATCCGCAGCATCCGCCTGCGGTACTTCAACGTCTGCGGCGCCCTCCCGGACGGCAGCATCGGCGAGAACCACGCCAACAAGACGCACCTGATCGAACTGGCGCTCCTCACGGCGCTCGGGCAGCGCGAGAAGATGATGATCTTCGGGGACGACTACCCCACCCGCGACGGCACCTGCATCCGCGACTACATCCACGTCCTCGACCTCGCCGACGCGCACGTCCGGGCCGTCGAGGCGCTGCAGGAAGGCAGCGGCGACACCGCGTACAACGTGGGCCTGGGGCACGGCTTCACGGTGCGCGAGGTGCTGGACGCCGTGGACGAGGTGCTCGCCGATTCCGGCCAGGGCCCCCTGAAACGCGAGCTCGCGCCGCGCCGCGCGGGCGACCCGCCCTCCCTGGTCGCCGACTCCGCCCGCATCCGCGCCGACCTCGGCTGGACGCCGAAGTACACGGACCTGAAAGGCATCATCGAGACGGCGTGGGCCTGGCACCGCACGCACCCGCACGGCTACCAGGACTGA
- a CDS encoding LacI family DNA-binding transcriptional regulator — MAPASTSPTTPAAAPSPARRVTLKDIARALHVSPATVSNAYNRPDQLSPQLRARILETAQALGYSGPDPLASSLRRGRAGAVGVVYDATLSYAFADPAASLFLGGLARALEPQGLGLLLIPNPHLPPAPDDTAPQAAPLGRVQSASVDGFIVYSASDGSDLLRTVVGRGLPTVLVDQSPMPGAAHIGIDDAGGAREAARHLLDLGHRHVGVLSLEFGPSVTPAPGAGAPRGTATPEREAAITYRTTAQRLGAYRDVAGQQGGVTLYVMEAQDNTPQEGERMARELLQLHPGITGLLCMSDVLAQGALGAARHLGLAVPGDLSVVGYDDVPSSAALGLSSVHQPTAQKGELAGRVLLEVLNGGPPRELVLPTVLVPRESSGPVRTG; from the coding sequence ATGGCCCCTGCCAGCACCTCCCCCACCACCCCGGCGGCGGCCCCCTCCCCCGCGCGCCGCGTGACCCTCAAGGACATCGCGCGCGCCCTGCACGTCTCCCCCGCCACCGTCAGCAACGCCTACAACCGCCCGGACCAGCTCTCCCCGCAGCTGCGCGCCCGCATCCTCGAAACGGCGCAGGCGCTCGGATACAGCGGCCCCGACCCGCTCGCCAGCAGCCTGCGGCGCGGCCGGGCCGGCGCGGTCGGCGTGGTGTACGACGCCACCCTCAGCTACGCCTTCGCGGACCCCGCCGCGTCCCTGTTCCTGGGCGGCCTCGCCCGCGCCCTGGAACCGCAGGGGCTGGGCCTGCTGCTCATCCCCAACCCGCACCTCCCGCCCGCCCCGGACGACACCGCGCCGCAGGCCGCGCCGCTCGGCCGCGTGCAGAGTGCCAGCGTGGACGGCTTCATCGTGTACTCCGCGTCGGACGGCAGCGACCTGCTGCGCACCGTGGTGGGGCGCGGCCTGCCGACCGTGCTCGTCGACCAGTCGCCGATGCCGGGCGCCGCGCACATCGGCATCGACGACGCGGGCGGCGCGCGCGAGGCCGCCCGGCACCTGCTGGACCTCGGGCACCGGCACGTGGGCGTGCTGAGCCTGGAGTTCGGACCGTCCGTCACGCCTGCCCCCGGCGCGGGCGCGCCGCGCGGCACCGCCACCCCGGAACGCGAGGCGGCCATCACGTACCGCACCACCGCGCAGCGGCTCGGCGCGTACCGGGACGTGGCCGGACAGCAGGGCGGCGTGACGCTGTACGTGATGGAGGCGCAGGACAACACCCCGCAGGAAGGCGAACGCATGGCGCGCGAACTGCTGCAGCTGCACCCCGGCATCACCGGCCTGCTGTGCATGAGTGACGTGCTGGCGCAGGGCGCGCTGGGCGCGGCGCGTCACCTGGGGCTGGCCGTGCCGGGCGACCTGAGTGTCGTCGGGTACGACGACGTGCCGAGTTCCGCCGCGCTGGGCCTGAGCAGCGTGCACCAGCCGACCGCGCAGAAGGGCGAACTGGCGGGCCGGGTGCTGCTGGAGGTCCTGAACGGCGGGCCGCCGCGTGAACTGGTGCTGCCGACCGTGCTGGTGCCGCGCGAGAGCAGCGGTCCCGTCCGGACGGGGTAG
- a CDS encoding MFS transporter, producing the protein MTDTPPAPTHPFTPRAATSTTFLVNGLVLATWVLHIPDVRDRLHLSDAQVGTAILFIAVGSMFSMPLSGPWIARHGSAAVTRLFGLLFCLSLPLPFLAPSLPLLCLALAAVGLTNGAMDVAMNAQGVAVERQMDRPVLSSFHAWFSFGNLGGALLGSVLLAAHVGTWTHVLAVLAVSLALLLASGPHLLPRSWDRHDPAPTGGPSTLRQRLHLSPAVLTLGLLCFLGMLGEGATGDWGGLYFRDVLQVGGGLAGAGYTAFTLAMTLARIFGDRWRSRHGETTLMLGGSLVSGAGVLLAILAPSLPGASGGAGPWVAVTGYALTGFGVANLVPVLYGSAGRALNAQGLAQVATLGYLGFLAGPPLIGYVAHFLGLRAGLGVIALSLLLVAALAPTVFTRLRAPRAEARPDPAAP; encoded by the coding sequence ATGACCGACACCCCGCCCGCCCCCACCCACCCCTTCACCCCGCGCGCCGCGACCTCCACCACCTTCCTCGTGAACGGCCTCGTGCTCGCCACCTGGGTCCTGCACATCCCCGACGTGCGCGACCGCCTGCACCTCAGCGACGCGCAGGTCGGCACCGCCATCCTGTTCATCGCCGTCGGCAGCATGTTCAGCATGCCGCTCAGCGGCCCCTGGATCGCCCGGCACGGCAGCGCCGCCGTCACCCGCCTTTTCGGCCTGCTGTTCTGCCTGAGTCTCCCCCTGCCCTTCCTCGCGCCCAGCCTGCCGCTGCTGTGCCTCGCGCTCGCCGCCGTCGGCCTCACCAACGGCGCCATGGACGTCGCCATGAACGCCCAGGGCGTCGCCGTGGAACGCCAGATGGACCGCCCCGTCCTGTCCAGCTTCCACGCGTGGTTCTCGTTCGGGAACCTCGGCGGCGCCCTGCTCGGCAGCGTGCTGCTCGCCGCGCACGTCGGCACCTGGACGCACGTCCTCGCGGTCCTCGCCGTGTCGCTCGCCCTGCTCCTCGCGAGCGGCCCGCACCTCCTCCCGCGCTCCTGGGACCGGCACGACCCCGCCCCCACCGGCGGGCCATCCACCCTGCGGCAACGCCTGCACCTCAGCCCCGCCGTCCTCACGCTCGGGCTGCTGTGCTTCCTCGGCATGCTCGGCGAGGGCGCGACCGGAGACTGGGGCGGCCTGTACTTCCGCGACGTGCTGCAGGTCGGCGGCGGCCTCGCCGGGGCCGGGTACACCGCCTTCACGCTCGCCATGACGCTCGCCCGGATCTTCGGGGACCGCTGGCGGAGCCGCCACGGCGAGACGACCCTGATGCTTGGCGGCAGCCTCGTCAGCGGCGCGGGCGTCCTGCTCGCCATCCTCGCGCCCTCCCTGCCCGGCGCGTCCGGCGGTGCGGGCCCGTGGGTCGCCGTGACCGGGTACGCCCTCACGGGCTTCGGCGTCGCCAACCTCGTGCCGGTCCTGTACGGCTCGGCGGGCCGCGCCCTGAACGCCCAGGGCCTCGCGCAGGTCGCCACGCTCGGCTACCTCGGCTTCCTCGCCGGACCGCCCCTCATCGGGTACGTCGCGCACTTCCTGGGCCTGCGCGCCGGGCTGGGCGTGATCGCCCTCAGCCTGCTGCTCGTCGCGGCCCTCGCGCCCACCGTGTTCACCAGACTCCGTGCGCCCCGCGCCGAAGCCCGGCCGGACCCCGCTGCCCCTTGA
- a CDS encoding MBL fold metallo-hydrolase, with amino-acid sequence MTRHSDPPATATPAPRLTPVTGTLHALQVPIPYPMGYVTVLIDTASPVTLIDTALDTPEARQAIEDGLHSLGLHWESIERVIVTHHHPDHYGLAGLIEERSGATVHMLDVDIARGEQYWHRWEEWLPGHSRHFLDHGVPEASMADHDQEARRSRARVRPATRVTPLHAGDTVRLAGLDWEVLWLPGHADGHLGLWQAGERLLIAADAILPRISPNVGLYAYSRPDPLGDYLSTLARIEALDPARAVVGHYGPVMDGVAERARELLAHHAERLDLLRASLAATPMHAYDLSFVMFPRDLSVSSRRFAVAETLAHAEYLRLHGEVGRRWDGRSWVYFR; translated from the coding sequence ATGACCCGCCACAGCGATCCTCCCGCCACGGCCACGCCCGCACCGCGCCTCACGCCCGTCACCGGCACCCTGCACGCCCTGCAGGTCCCCATCCCCTACCCGATGGGGTACGTGACCGTCCTGATCGACACGGCCAGCCCCGTCACCCTGATCGACACGGCCCTCGACACGCCCGAGGCCCGGCAGGCCATCGAGGACGGCCTGCACAGCCTGGGCCTGCACTGGGAGAGCATCGAGCGCGTCATCGTGACGCACCACCACCCCGACCATTACGGACTCGCCGGACTGATCGAGGAGCGCAGCGGCGCCACCGTCCACATGCTCGACGTGGACATCGCGCGCGGCGAGCAGTACTGGCACCGCTGGGAGGAATGGCTGCCCGGCCACTCCCGGCACTTCCTCGACCACGGCGTGCCGGAAGCCAGCATGGCCGACCACGACCAGGAGGCGCGCAGGTCCCGCGCGCGCGTACGGCCCGCCACGCGCGTCACGCCGCTGCACGCGGGCGACACCGTGCGGCTCGCGGGGCTGGACTGGGAGGTGCTGTGGCTGCCGGGGCACGCCGACGGGCACCTGGGCCTGTGGCAGGCGGGAGAGCGGCTGCTGATCGCGGCGGACGCGATCCTGCCGCGCATCAGTCCGAACGTCGGCCTGTACGCGTACAGCCGTCCCGACCCGCTCGGCGATTACCTCTCGACGCTCGCCCGCATCGAGGCGCTCGACCCGGCACGCGCCGTGGTCGGCCATTACGGGCCCGTGATGGACGGCGTGGCGGAACGCGCGCGTGAACTGCTCGCGCATCACGCGGAACGCCTGGATCTGCTGCGCGCCTCGCTGGCCGCCACGCCGATGCACGCGTACGACCTGTCGTTCGTGATGTTCCCGCGCGACCTGAGCGTGTCGTCGCGGCGGTTCGCGGTGGCGGAGACGCTCGCGCACGCCGAGTACCTGCGCCTGCACGGCGAGGTGGGGCGCCGCTGGGACGGGCGCAGCTGGGTGTACTTCCGCTGA
- the pstS gene encoding phosphate ABC transporter substrate-binding protein PstS, giving the protein MNKILTLGAALVLTAVTTASAASLTGAGSSFVYPLFTKVFSEYGKSGDSVNYQSVGSGAGQNQLKGRVVDFGATDVPIPAADVDGYPGKVLTIPVAMGAVVISYNIPGVDSNLKFNGKVLADIYLGKIKLWNDPALVKLNAGVKLPALPITVAHRSDGSGTTGVFTDYLSKVSSEWKTKVGSATSVQWPTGLGAKGTDGVSGVVKSTPGAIGYIELTYALNNKIDFGLVQNRTGAYIKPTIAGVQSAAANVVIPTSGIISLTNAGGASTYPISTFSYAIFYQDQKYGNRTADQAKALKKMLNYVVTTGQDYSEALYYAPLPSAAQGRARAIIGTMTYGGKSF; this is encoded by the coding sequence GTGAACAAGATCCTGACCCTGGGCGCCGCCCTCGTACTGACCGCCGTGACCACCGCTTCGGCCGCTTCGCTGACCGGCGCTGGTTCCTCCTTCGTCTACCCCCTCTTCACCAAGGTGTTCAGCGAGTACGGCAAGAGCGGCGACAGCGTGAACTACCAGTCGGTCGGTTCCGGCGCCGGTCAGAACCAGCTGAAGGGCCGCGTCGTGGACTTCGGCGCGACCGACGTGCCGATCCCCGCCGCCGACGTGGACGGCTACCCCGGCAAGGTCCTCACCATCCCCGTCGCCATGGGCGCGGTCGTCATCAGCTACAACATCCCCGGCGTCGACAGCAACCTGAAGTTCAACGGCAAGGTCCTCGCCGACATCTACCTCGGCAAGATCAAGCTCTGGAACGACCCGGCCCTCGTCAAGCTGAACGCCGGCGTCAAGCTCCCCGCGCTGCCCATCACGGTCGCGCACCGCAGCGACGGCTCCGGCACCACCGGCGTCTTCACCGACTACCTCAGCAAGGTCAGCAGCGAGTGGAAGACCAAGGTCGGCAGCGCCACCAGCGTCCAGTGGCCCACCGGTCTCGGCGCCAAGGGCACCGACGGCGTCTCCGGCGTCGTGAAGAGCACCCCCGGCGCGATCGGCTACATCGAACTGACGTACGCCCTGAACAACAAGATCGACTTCGGCCTCGTGCAGAACCGCACCGGCGCGTACATCAAGCCCACCATCGCGGGCGTGCAGTCCGCCGCCGCGAACGTCGTGATCCCCACCAGCGGCATCATCAGCCTCACCAACGCCGGTGGCGCCAGCACGTACCCCATCAGCACCTTCAGCTACGCCATCTTCTACCAGGACCAGAAGTACGGCAACCGCACCGCCGACCAGGCCAAGGCGCTCAAGAAGATGCTGAACTACGTCGTCACGACCGGCCAGGACTACAGCGAGGCGCTGTACTACGCGCCCCTGCCCAGCGCCGCCCAGGGCCGCGCGCGCGCCATCATCGGCACCATGACCTACGGCGGCAAGAGCTTCTGA